The following is a genomic window from Amphiura filiformis chromosome 4, Afil_fr2py, whole genome shotgun sequence.
GTACATTTGTAGAGTATCTGGGATAGTATCAGCACCGAATTTAATGGCAGGAATTGTGAGGCTATTGTTCAAACATCTGCAGCTGTCAGCACCAATTTATAAAGAGAACATAATATCAGGATAGTTTTTATAATATGGTCAGATTTCTGGGTTGGGATGTTTTATTATTGTGAGTTTTATATTCAAGTCCTTCAGTTAATACTATTATCTTTTTAGTGTTTGAAATAAGCCAAAATCTTGGTCCAATTGGGAACCTTGTGCTTGAAATCTACAGACAAATTTTCATAGGCTGGAactcaattgaaaatgttaaacTGGTCCATGTTTGTGACACTTTGACTTCGAAATCAATGACAGTTAATAAATgccattgatgttgaagtcagcagtGTGAGACCATCTTGCTAAATTTGGTGACCAAATTTAAAGGGCAGGGGAGGGGTAGCGTATCGGTGGGCGAACATAGGAGTAGATCCCAGGGGATGGGggaggataaatccccaatattttgtcagggggatggtccatacaatcatcccccaatgttgatgcctatatgtgtgtttctgaccaaattaacctcatatttggccatttaagccccattttgcgcgcttcacattaatttattcaatttttacatcaaatttcatcagtttagcttcaaatatgacaaaaattttctattcactatacttcaagaaatttttccaaccccatcctcccaatgtcaaaaagaaatctatgccactggggCCGAAGTAAATTTCACAGGCGTTTGGCCGAGTGCCCACCATACACTGATTTGAATCAGAAGGATCAGAAACATTGAAGCCAAGTATGTGTACAGTATTCAATTTTAAAGTCATGAAATAATAGTTAACTATAATACTAGTTTTACATCTTTGTATACATGACAGAGAAACAACTTGCTTCCTTACTTGAAGACAAAGTCCACATTCTATGTTGGATCATGACATCACCAACAAACCTCTACACCAGAGCAGCTTATCTCAAAGTAACATGGACTCGGCGTTGTAATATTGTGGTGTTCATAAGTTCCGAAGAAGATGAAGACTTTCCAGCAGTTGGTGTTGGAGGAAAAGAAGGCGGAGACTTTCTGTGGGTGAAGACTCGCAGATCGCTTCAGTATCTTTATAGGAATTATATAAATCAAGCAGATTGGTTTTTGAAAGCTGACGATGACGCTTACGTCATCATGGAGAATCTACGCTACTTTTTAGCGGACAAAGATCCCAGCGAACCGGTTTATTACGGTCGGCGATTTAAATCAGCGATGAATACAGATGGGTATATGAGCGGTGGCGCTGGG
Proteins encoded in this region:
- the LOC140150237 gene encoding glycoprotein-N-acetylgalactosamine 3-beta-galactosyltransferase 1-like; this encodes MVKHHNYERKINNGSVEEPDKLLKSSWLYSKTSEKQLASLLEDKVHILCWIMTSPTNLYTRAAYLKVTWTRRCNIVVFISSEEDEDFPAVGVGGKEGGDFLWVKTRRSLQYLYRNYINQADWFLKADDDAYVIMENLRYFLADKDPSEPVYYGRRFKSAMNTDGYMSGGAGYIMSKVALEQLVMRSFSNQFVCPSEQFVDLYPGLAEDSALGVCMQAAGVTAGDTRDALGRERFHPLEAWELLDPFYLVAPEYWLWKYSFYPSLKAA